Proteins encoded in a region of the Zea mays cultivar B73 chromosome 4, Zm-B73-REFERENCE-NAM-5.0, whole genome shotgun sequence genome:
- the LOC100279306 gene encoding putative regulator of chromosome condensation (RCC1) family protein: MQCPMDTAASGTSPVMQFHSNADESIAHSSPLATLIQRSQRHCYGDGSPGEFPLAVSPSIVLHVLSSCDLGPKDLANLEATCVFFGKPASFAPDFALSLPELAAFDMCQKRTMFKQMKQEDQECLKQRCGGSWKHVLGYILVREKNGSRVIAGPGHSIIITSNGDVYSFGANCSGQLGLGDSEDRFKPCVIRSLQGIRITQAAVGSRCTMLVSDTGSVYSFGKEDFRVAELVDGAHFQITTPRIEESLKGVFVVQAAIGGYFSAVLSREGRVYTFSWGKAERLGHSSDPSDVEPRLLPGLEDVPVAYISAGNCYLLMLAYQPNGMSVYSVGCGLGGKLGHGCKTNNGMPKLVEQFQSMSFKPVSIAAGTWHAVALGADGRVCTWGWGHTGCLGHGDEECRAVPTVVEGLRDVKAVHVSTGEYTTFVVAENGDVYSFGSGESLAFQLDDEAEEEPDSSTPSIVSSLKDLNKKVVQISHTNASYWMNSEMGHPHTFAVMDSGDVCAFGGGVRGQLGVKLHEGVEKVRVPMNVPIGLN, translated from the exons ATGCAGTGCCCCATGGACACTGCTGCTAGTGGAACCTCGCCAGTGATGCAATTCCATAGCAATGCTGATGAGTCTATCGCCCATTCATCTCCATTGGCAACATTAATACAACGTTCACAGCGCCATTGCTATGGGGATGGATCCCCAGGCGAATTTCCCCTTGCTGTGAGCCCCTCCATTGTTCTCCATGTGCTCTCATCTTGTGATCTAGGTCCGAAAGATCTCGCCAATCTGGAG GCTACATGCGTATTTTTCGGCAAACCTGCAAGTTTTGCACCAGACTTTGCATTGTCACTTCCGGAGCTTGCGGCATTTGATATGTGCCAGAAAAGGACCATGTTTAAGCAGATGAAGCAAGAAGATCAGGAGTGTCTGAAACAACGGTGTGGAGGCTCTTGGAAGCATGTTCTTGGGTACATTCTGGTTAGGGAGAAGAATGGTTCTCGGGTGATTGCCGGGCCAGGCCATAGCATCATTATCACCTCAAATGGAGATGTATATTCGTTTGGAGCAAACTGCTCCGGTCAGCTTGGCCTTGGGGATTCAGAAGACCGGTTCAAGCCATGTGTTATTAG GTCTCTACAAGGCATCAGAATCACACAAGCTGCAGTTGGTTCGAGATGCACAATGCTTGTGAGTGACACAGGAAGCGTCTACTCATTTGGGAAGGAGGATTTCAGGGTCGCAGAACTAGTTGACGGTGCTCATTTTCAGATCACAACTCCTAGGATTGAGGAGTCACTGAAGGGTGTGTTTGTAGTTCAAGCAGCCATAGGGGGTTACTTCTCTGCAGTTCTGTCCAGAGAGGGTCGAGTGTACACCTTCTCATGGGGCAAAGCCGAGAGGCTTGGCCACAGTTCGGATCCTTCAGATGTCGAGCCTCGTCTTCTCCCTGGACTCGAGGATGTTCCTGTCGCATACATCTCTGCAGGAAATTGCTACCTTCTTATGCTGGCCTACCAGCCAAATGGAAT GTCTGTGTACTCTGTAGGCTGTGGTTTAGGGGGCAAGCTTGGGCATGGATGCAAAACCAACAATGGGATGCCCAAATTGGTTGAACAGTTCCAGTCCATGAGCTTCAAACCAGTTTCAATAGCAGCTGGCACTTGGCATGCCGTGGCCCTTGGCGCTGACGGGCGTGTGTGCACCTGGGGCTGGGGCCACACCGGTTGTCTGGGGCACGGCGATGAGGAGTGCAGGGCTGTTCCCACAGTGGTAGAAGGATTACGCGACGTGAAGGCGGTTCATGTCTCCACGGGTGAATACACGACGTTTGTCGTCGCTGAGAATGGGGACGTCTACTCCTTTGGATCCGGTGAATCCTTGGCTTTCCAG TTGGACgatgaggcggaggaggaaccggATTCCTCGACACCGAGCATAGTCAGCTCGCTCAAGGATCTGAACAAGAAGGTCGTGCAGATCAGCCACACAAACGCCTCGTACTGGATGAACTCGGAAATGGGCCACCCGCACACATTTGCGGTCATGGACTCCGGCGACGTCTGTGCCTTCGGAGGAGGGGTCAGAGGCCAGCTCGGCGTGAAGCTGCATGAGGGCGTCGAAAAAGTGCGCGTCCCGATGAATGTTCCAATCGGTCTCAATTGA